Proteins from a single region of Flavobacterium sp. YJ01:
- a CDS encoding aminotransferase class I/II-fold pyridoxal phosphate-dependent enzyme: MAKIKHNNFIDTVDTVFSSAKDEGILHLRAEGEYLNGRTIKIHGSEMLHFGTTGYLGLEQDKRLKKAAVSAIRNYGTQFPLSKTYLSHPLYAELESKICKMYGIEPIITKNSTLGHMAIIPTLIRDEDAVIIDHQAHWSVQNACQVLKLRGIPVEMIRHNNLEMLEDKIRALSSRPGKIWYMADGVYSMYGDYAPVQDLIRLTHKYQQLHLYFDDVHGMSWKGKNGTGFIFDSIGTLQDNIVVVSTLSKTFGASGATFFCTDDKLREKIKTFGGPLTFSAQLEPASVGAAIASCDIHLSDEIKKHQSELAKKTAYFGNLLSNTSLPLVSDNDSPVFYIGMGTPATAYNFTKRLFNEGFYLNLGIYPAVPIKNTGIRITISAHNQIKDISELVHAMDHHFQKALEGTGSSEEKIRQAFRMDISKRLPAKKQQTELLQIEERTTIADISRQEWNKYLGIHNILDWDGVRYLELTFADSKQAGNKWDFFYYIIRDQNKQVVLMTFCTCGIWKDDMLATESVSRHLEDLRKTNHMHMTSKVLSTGSLFTEGLHCYIDETHPLAEHSLRMLLNRLEEKYNYLDADMLVLRDFDHGFQWDEIVRNQGYFRIDMPESCVLESKHLDAFNSYGDLLSPRSRRHFSKEILPFEKYYDVEIKNTLNEEELKWAYELYCNVKERNLAINNFTYSREVFQNMNSCSNWEFIILSLRDSVQRNFCGIMFCYKNSSAVYVPELIGMDYVASEGLNLYRQLLYQTIKRARELKIERIDFGISATFEKKKLGASVIPKVAYVQARDNYAMELMQTLQNETITAR, from the coding sequence ATGGCAAAAATCAAGCATAACAATTTTATCGATACAGTCGATACTGTTTTTTCAAGCGCAAAAGACGAGGGCATTTTACACCTGCGCGCAGAAGGCGAATATCTTAATGGCAGAACTATAAAGATACACGGCAGTGAAATGCTGCATTTCGGCACAACAGGCTATCTAGGCCTTGAACAGGACAAAAGGCTGAAAAAAGCTGCAGTTTCCGCAATAAGAAATTATGGAACTCAGTTTCCACTTTCTAAAACTTATCTATCCCATCCTTTATATGCCGAGCTTGAAAGCAAGATATGCAAAATGTATGGCATAGAGCCGATTATAACTAAGAACAGCACTTTAGGCCATATGGCGATCATCCCTACACTTATACGTGATGAAGATGCAGTTATTATTGACCATCAGGCACATTGGAGCGTCCAGAATGCCTGCCAGGTGCTAAAACTAAGGGGAATACCGGTGGAGATGATACGCCACAATAACCTGGAGATGCTTGAAGACAAGATACGTGCACTGAGCAGCAGACCCGGCAAAATATGGTACATGGCCGACGGCGTCTATTCGATGTACGGCGACTATGCACCAGTACAGGACCTTATCCGCCTTACCCATAAGTATCAGCAGCTCCACCTCTATTTTGATGATGTGCACGGTATGAGCTGGAAAGGAAAAAACGGCACGGGCTTTATCTTTGATTCTATTGGAACGCTTCAAGACAATATTGTTGTGGTCAGTACGCTCAGCAAAACTTTTGGCGCAAGCGGTGCCACATTTTTCTGCACCGATGATAAATTACGTGAAAAGATCAAAACTTTTGGCGGCCCTCTCACATTTTCTGCACAGCTTGAACCAGCGTCCGTAGGAGCCGCGATCGCATCTTGTGACATACACCTCTCCGATGAAATCAAGAAGCATCAGTCTGAGCTTGCTAAAAAAACAGCTTATTTCGGAAATCTGCTTTCAAATACAAGTCTGCCCCTAGTCTCTGATAACGACTCTCCTGTTTTCTATATTGGAATGGGAACACCAGCAACAGCTTATAATTTTACCAAACGCCTCTTTAACGAAGGATTTTACCTGAATCTAGGAATCTATCCGGCCGTACCAATAAAAAATACTGGCATCCGCATCACGATATCTGCGCATAATCAGATCAAAGACATATCTGAACTGGTCCATGCAATGGATCATCATTTCCAGAAAGCCCTAGAAGGAACCGGAAGCAGCGAAGAAAAGATACGCCAGGCATTCAGAATGGACATAAGCAAAAGACTGCCGGCAAAAAAACAGCAGACAGAATTGCTTCAAATTGAAGAGCGAACTACTATAGCGGACATCAGCAGGCAGGAATGGAACAAATATCTAGGCATCCATAATATCCTAGATTGGGATGGCGTGCGGTATCTTGAGCTTACTTTTGCAGATAGCAAGCAAGCGGGCAATAAGTGGGACTTCTTCTATTACATTATCCGTGACCAGAACAAGCAGGTGGTTTTAATGACATTCTGCACCTGCGGCATCTGGAAAGATGATATGCTCGCCACGGAATCAGTATCAAGACATCTTGAAGATCTCCGAAAAACTAACCATATGCATATGACATCCAAAGTACTGAGTACCGGATCATTGTTTACCGAAGGTCTACATTGCTATATTGACGAGACCCATCCACTGGCAGAGCATTCATTACGAATGCTCTTGAACAGACTGGAAGAAAAATACAATTACCTTGATGCCGATATGCTAGTTCTGCGCGATTTTGATCACGGATTCCAATGGGATGAAATAGTGAGAAATCAAGGCTATTTTAGGATTGATATGCCAGAATCATGTGTTCTCGAAAGTAAGCATTTGGATGCATTTAATAGTTATGGCGATTTGCTATCACCGCGTTCCCGCAGACATTTCAGTAAAGAAATACTTCCTTTTGAAAAATACTATGATGTGGAGATAAAAAACACTCTAAATGAAGAAGAGCTAAAGTGGGCCTACGAACTATACTGCAATGTCAAGGAGCGAAATTTGGCTATAAATAATTTCACCTATAGCAGAGAAGTATTTCAAAACATGAACAGCTGCTCAAACTGGGAATTCATAATCCTCTCCCTTAGAGATTCGGTCCAACGGAATTTCTGTGGAATAATGTTCTGCTACAAAAATTCATCAGCGGTCTATGTGCCCGAACTTATCGGAATGGACTATGTCGCCTCAGAAGGACTCAATCTCTACAGACAGCTTTTATACCAAACCATCAAAAGAGCGCGAGAGCTTAAAATTGAAAGGATCGACTTTGGCATATCGGCAACCTTTGAGAAGAAGAAACTTGGCGCTTCCGTCATACCTAAAGTAGCGTACGTGCAGGCAAGGGACAATTATGCGATGGAACTCATGCAGACCCTGCAGAACGAAACCATTACCGCGCGCTGA
- a CDS encoding helix-turn-helix domain-containing protein, translating to MKNPHNRQRMVSMHKMLFEMARGNFNNQIPLSSFDDEIETLVVLVNMVAEELKESAFHSGFVNPYITHRMVTPATFILDENHSIKDVNQGALKILGYDSAEMLNRPIKEFLLDDFSDMSDIEKRELEEMLLSGEIITLNFLTYKKLIVSAECSVSRLSDGKFTVLSFITPFLQLDEDVTEVHEIAEQRHHNFRKADARLIQRVYDYVLDNLAEPLPSVKELARLFGTNDFKLKDGFRYFFHTSIYKFYTEERLKRAHLMIEQTDIPLKNISFMNGFNSYPNFSKSFKKRFGTSPNEVSRNNTGNLFYERDINPS from the coding sequence ATGAAAAATCCTCACAACCGCCAACGGATGGTATCGATGCACAAGATGTTGTTTGAAATGGCAAGAGGCAATTTCAATAACCAGATTCCTTTGAGCAGCTTCGATGACGAAATTGAAACATTGGTTGTCCTGGTCAATATGGTTGCGGAAGAACTCAAAGAGTCTGCCTTCCACTCGGGTTTTGTCAACCCCTACATTACTCATAGAATGGTGACGCCCGCTACTTTTATTTTAGACGAAAATCATTCGATAAAAGATGTGAATCAAGGAGCATTGAAAATTTTGGGATATGATTCGGCAGAAATGCTCAACAGGCCAATTAAGGAATTCCTTCTGGATGATTTCTCGGATATGTCAGATATCGAGAAAAGAGAGCTCGAAGAAATGCTTTTATCTGGCGAAATAATTACACTGAATTTTTTAACATACAAAAAGCTGATAGTAAGTGCCGAGTGTTCGGTATCTAGATTATCGGACGGTAAATTTACGGTTCTCAGTTTCATAACGCCTTTTCTCCAGCTTGATGAAGATGTTACGGAGGTCCACGAAATAGCAGAGCAGAGGCATCATAATTTTAGAAAAGCCGATGCGCGCCTGATCCAGCGTGTTTATGATTATGTATTGGATAATTTGGCAGAGCCACTGCCGTCAGTAAAGGAACTTGCAAGACTTTTTGGAACAAATGATTTTAAGCTTAAAGACGGGTTCAGGTATTTTTTCCATACAAGCATTTATAAGTTTTATACAGAGGAAAGGCTCAAAAGAGCACACCTAATGATTGAGCAGACCGATATTCCCTTGAAGAATATTTCTTTTATGAATGGCTTTAACAGCTATCCCAACTTTTCCAAATCATTCAAAAAACGATTTGGAACCTCTCCTAACGAGGTAAGCCGAAACAATACTGGGAATCTTTTTTATGAAAGGGACATTAATCCCTCTTAA
- a CDS encoding MauE/DoxX family redox-associated membrane protein: MKLSLGTTFKKYFVELVCFLFILLFIYAAVSKAMDFENFRAQIGQSPLLSPFANFISVGVIVAEVMISILLAVPKAKYLALWLAAALMAMFTAYIIIILNFSSFIPCSCGGILEKMGWGQHLVFNIAFLFMAMAAVKLSTKDNGVLLKLCGVAIASAGMVVILFVFSEDIMERENPFIRRFPKASAAKTNMLDLRNYSYYIAGAHGNKIYLGNWKAPLEILETDSNFKYTVKHTIILNRENYSYKAVEVRIHYPYFYVMDGTVPVIYRGLVSNWKASVLTEGKFHFSSIVFLDPNQFAFRTQKPPSGENIMGYGIGYPAPHIQYSDEVFQKQKDGIFDTDGTLQYSDKMQNIIFTYYYRNQYIIAENNLKVKARPRTIDTTVHAKLKVVKLEKSGDIKLSAPPYTVNRNTSVIGKLLFVNSMLRGRYEDEKVWKNATVIDVYDIAKQTYVLSFYVYDQTQNIKMGSFFAADSALYAISGHYLLKYEYGKRINSIIY, translated from the coding sequence ATGAAGCTTAGTTTAGGGACAACTTTTAAAAAGTATTTTGTAGAGCTAGTCTGCTTTTTATTTATTCTGCTTTTTATATATGCCGCAGTAAGCAAAGCGATGGACTTTGAGAATTTCCGCGCCCAAATAGGACAGTCTCCGCTCTTAAGCCCATTTGCAAATTTTATATCAGTGGGCGTTATCGTGGCCGAAGTAATGATTTCAATTCTGCTGGCTGTCCCAAAAGCCAAATATCTTGCACTCTGGCTAGCTGCCGCATTAATGGCAATGTTTACGGCATACATCATCATCATACTTAATTTCAGTTCATTCATACCTTGCTCATGTGGGGGTATTTTGGAGAAGATGGGATGGGGACAGCATCTTGTTTTTAATATCGCATTCCTTTTTATGGCAATGGCAGCTGTTAAGTTGAGCACTAAAGACAATGGAGTTTTATTAAAACTTTGTGGAGTTGCAATCGCCAGTGCGGGCATGGTGGTTATTTTATTTGTTTTTTCTGAGGATATAATGGAAAGGGAAAATCCCTTTATAAGACGTTTTCCCAAAGCTTCTGCTGCAAAGACCAATATGCTTGATCTTCGAAATTATTCGTATTATATTGCAGGTGCTCATGGTAATAAAATTTATCTTGGCAATTGGAAAGCTCCTCTTGAGATACTTGAAACAGACTCGAATTTCAAATATACCGTTAAGCATACCATTATCTTGAATAGGGAAAACTATAGCTATAAAGCCGTGGAGGTTAGAATCCATTATCCTTATTTTTATGTTATGGATGGTACCGTGCCAGTCATTTATAGAGGACTGGTTTCAAACTGGAAGGCATCGGTACTTACAGAGGGAAAGTTCCATTTTTCCAGTATTGTTTTCCTTGATCCAAATCAGTTTGCCTTCCGCACTCAAAAGCCTCCATCAGGCGAGAATATCATGGGTTATGGCATAGGTTATCCAGCACCACATATTCAGTATAGTGATGAGGTATTTCAAAAGCAAAAGGATGGAATTTTTGACACAGACGGAACACTGCAGTACAGCGATAAAATGCAGAATATAATATTCACCTATTATTACAGGAACCAGTATATCATTGCTGAGAATAATCTCAAAGTTAAGGCTAGACCGCGCACCATAGACACTACTGTCCACGCAAAGTTAAAAGTGGTAAAATTAGAAAAGTCTGGAGATATAAAATTAAGCGCGCCTCCCTATACCGTCAACAGAAACACTTCTGTAATCGGAAAATTGCTTTTTGTCAATTCAATGCTTAGAGGAAGATACGAAGATGAGAAGGTATGGAAAAATGCAACCGTAATTGATGTCTACGATATTGCGAAACAGACTTACGTGCTTAGTTTTTATGTCTATGATCAGACGCAGAATATCAAAATGGGAAGCTTTTTTGCGGCAGACTCTGCGCTATATGCCATTTCAGGACATTATCTGCTTAAGTATGAATATGGCAAAAGAATCAATTCAATAATCTATTAG
- a CDS encoding prolyl oligopeptidase family serine peptidase: MISQTGLFSAAASGAGISNIIGYYFNISRNGIAQSEMWRFESQQYRIGNSLFEKKENYLKNNPLLNADKINTPLLLWSGKEDRVVPYTQSVAYYLALRKLKKPSVMLIYPTEDHNLKKASNQEDLSRRIMEWFDYFLKGKKTAEWISYGTSND; this comes from the coding sequence ATTATTTCGCAGACAGGGCTATTTTCCGCAGCGGCATCCGGTGCCGGGATCAGCAACATTATAGGGTACTATTTCAACATCAGCAGAAATGGAATTGCACAGTCAGAGATGTGGCGATTTGAAAGCCAGCAGTATCGAATAGGAAACTCACTTTTTGAAAAAAAGGAAAACTATCTAAAAAATAATCCGCTTTTAAATGCCGATAAAATAAATACTCCTCTACTTCTTTGGTCAGGGAAGGAAGACCGCGTTGTCCCCTACACCCAAAGTGTGGCTTACTACCTCGCGCTTAGAAAGCTTAAAAAGCCAAGTGTAATGCTGATCTACCCTACAGAAGACCATAACCTTAAAAAAGCTTCAAATCAGGAAGACCTTAGCAGGAGGATTATGGAGTGGTTTGACTATTTTTTAAAAGGTAAAAAAACGGCCGAATGGATTTCTTACGGAACTTCCAATGACTAG
- a CDS encoding InlB B-repeat-containing protein, giving the protein MRGFFLCPKCGQKLTGSKCKGRSKYYYYYHCDKDCRWRINSEVVNKIFKEHLNKLKPLAEVKKLYTAVLLEAYREHTGVVANEKKKSLEQIAVYEKKLSVARNLLVTEKIDPEDYNLMKAEYNAVISKLEKEIGNVEDDRANIEQLTNSGLENLIKLGETFENGTLADSREMIGLIFPENFTFEEKKIRTARINEFFNGEGKIEVKKEATNGNNDPVPAFPGAEGYGKYVTGGRGGKLIYVTNLNDSGAGSLRDAIGQAGPRIVVFKVSGNIELKSELNITDNITIAGQTAPGGGITLKDYNVKVRGNNVILRYLRFRMGDTHDVENDALGGRFQKNIIVDHCSMSWSTDECVSFYQNENFTMQWCIISESLRNSVHAKGAHGYGGVWGGKNASFHHNLLAHHDSRNPRLGEYANDIFAKTDLVDIRNNVIYNWGGNSCYGGDAMNVNLVNNYWKPGPGTSNSTKERILSTGRSLDTTSPLYGIWGKYFVDGNYVVGSERATQDNWTYGVYSQFHGSQLPVSDADKAALKISAPHAFGEITTHSATKAYELVLENAGSNLYRDAVDKRAVDDTRSGTASIMNGGNGSTNGYIDTPSATGGWPVLPSGEAPVDTDGDGMPDKWETEKGLNPASSADGNLKTIDGKYTNVEVYINSIVDNLVSNQNGSLDVYVNPQNFVEKYNAAENGSKFIMASGTYTATTDLAVKNHKYTFVPDAGAKPIFAGSFYSENPEIFSGSFSFDGVDFDLTNAGANVLQLKKGASIAGFEIKNASIKGIKQSLLLTEGTSEKPISKVVLENCIIDGSAATGSSFILADSRIVNSVSVKKSTIFNYEKGNNFITLQNKNTANETINITFESNTIYNSGNQAGNGFVFVDNQYNSASTYSFKNIIMQDERDNPKPIYLFNSNNVNGAGKLVLENNLLVGVSSQIVKGTVTVTETNAKTLNGLGMTVLVFPNPAQGNFSFSKDSPLAKASSEGNALGDPRWLKADAKFSKISYINAIDGKAITLSPAEYMEGALTNLKSPKLESYTFFGWSASATTPGLIKTIAATATGDQTFYAFWGEGGNNKPDPKPIVKSGVSYLNSIDGKVISGLNPVEYTEGTVLALPTPTLKDYTFYGWSASSTTPNTIKEIAASSTGNQTFYAFWGVGGNNKPDEVIQPTFYTISYLNMPSGATNPNKTSVQTGTAFTLEMAQCTGYRFLGWYADSLYAKEITGFTNKQTENFTLYGRWKKLGEFLAFPTITTGKLTLQSSTEFDRLAIFSMSGLLVKQVELIGSEMEISVSDLASGSYFIKSLKTGNSTRIIVK; this is encoded by the coding sequence TTGCGGGGCTTTTTTCTTTGCCCAAAGTGCGGCCAGAAGTTAACTGGAAGTAAATGCAAAGGAAGAAGCAAATATTATTACTATTATCACTGCGATAAAGATTGCAGATGGAGAATAAATTCAGAGGTAGTTAATAAAATATTTAAAGAACATTTAAATAAATTAAAACCTTTAGCGGAAGTAAAGAAATTATACACGGCAGTTCTGCTTGAAGCTTACAGAGAGCATACAGGTGTGGTCGCCAATGAAAAGAAGAAATCCCTTGAGCAGATTGCAGTTTATGAAAAGAAATTATCAGTTGCCAGAAATTTGCTGGTTACAGAGAAAATAGATCCTGAAGATTATAATCTCATGAAAGCGGAGTACAATGCTGTTATAAGCAAGCTGGAAAAAGAGATTGGAAATGTAGAAGATGATAGGGCTAATATAGAGCAGTTAACGAACTCAGGACTGGAAAACCTTATAAAACTCGGGGAGACCTTTGAAAATGGGACTTTAGCTGATTCCAGGGAGATGATTGGTTTAATTTTTCCTGAAAATTTCACATTTGAAGAAAAGAAAATCCGCACCGCCCGGATCAATGAATTCTTTAATGGCGAAGGAAAAATCGAAGTGAAGAAAGAAGCTACTAATGGTAATAATGATCCAGTTCCTGCATTTCCAGGTGCAGAAGGCTACGGTAAATATGTTACAGGCGGACGCGGCGGAAAGTTGATTTATGTTACTAATTTAAATGATTCTGGTGCAGGATCGCTTCGTGATGCAATCGGTCAGGCTGGTCCAAGAATTGTTGTTTTTAAAGTGTCTGGAAATATTGAATTGAAAAGTGAGTTAAACATAACAGATAATATCACAATTGCTGGACAAACAGCGCCAGGTGGTGGAATTACCTTGAAAGATTACAATGTAAAAGTAAGAGGGAATAACGTCATTCTTCGTTATTTGCGTTTTAGAATGGGAGATACTCATGATGTTGAAAATGATGCTTTAGGCGGACGTTTTCAAAAGAATATCATTGTAGATCACTGTTCTATGAGCTGGTCAACGGATGAATGCGTTTCTTTCTATCAAAATGAAAATTTCACTATGCAATGGTGTATTATTTCTGAAAGTCTTAGAAATTCGGTTCATGCAAAAGGTGCGCACGGATATGGAGGTGTTTGGGGAGGTAAAAATGCTTCATTCCATCATAATTTATTAGCGCATCATGATAGCCGTAATCCGAGATTAGGAGAATACGCAAATGATATTTTTGCTAAAACAGATTTAGTTGATATTCGTAACAACGTAATTTACAATTGGGGAGGAAATAGCTGTTACGGCGGAGATGCCATGAATGTAAATCTGGTAAATAATTATTGGAAACCAGGACCTGGGACATCTAATTCGACAAAAGAACGTATTTTATCAACAGGAAGAAGTTTAGATACGACTTCGCCATTGTATGGAATTTGGGGTAAATATTTCGTTGATGGAAATTATGTTGTAGGATCAGAAAGAGCAACTCAAGACAACTGGACGTATGGAGTTTATAGTCAGTTTCATGGAAGCCAGCTTCCTGTAAGTGATGCTGATAAAGCTGCATTAAAAATTAGCGCGCCACATGCATTTGGTGAAATTACAACGCACAGCGCTACAAAAGCCTACGAATTAGTTTTAGAAAATGCGGGTTCAAATTTATACCGAGATGCTGTAGACAAAAGAGCCGTAGACGATACTCGTTCTGGTACAGCTAGTATTATGAATGGCGGTAACGGAAGTACTAATGGTTATATAGACACACCTTCAGCAACAGGCGGATGGCCAGTATTACCTTCTGGAGAAGCTCCTGTTGATACAGATGGTGATGGTATGCCTGATAAATGGGAAACAGAAAAGGGATTAAACCCCGCAAGTTCTGCCGACGGTAATTTAAAAACAATTGATGGAAAGTATACAAATGTTGAGGTATATATTAATAGTATTGTAGATAATCTTGTTTCAAACCAAAATGGAAGTTTAGATGTATATGTAAATCCGCAAAACTTTGTAGAAAAATATAATGCTGCTGAAAATGGTTCAAAATTTATTATGGCAAGCGGAACTTATACTGCAACAACCGATTTAGCGGTTAAAAATCATAAATATACTTTTGTTCCTGATGCTGGAGCAAAACCCATTTTTGCTGGATCTTTCTACTCAGAAAATCCTGAAATCTTCTCAGGAAGCTTCAGTTTTGACGGTGTTGATTTTGATTTGACAAATGCTGGAGCAAATGTATTGCAACTGAAAAAAGGTGCTTCAATAGCTGGTTTCGAAATCAAAAATGCTTCTATCAAAGGAATCAAACAAAGTTTATTGCTGACAGAAGGAACTAGCGAAAAACCTATTTCAAAAGTTGTTTTAGAAAACTGTATTATTGACGGAAGTGCAGCTACAGGCAGCAGTTTTATTCTAGCAGATTCTCGAATTGTCAATTCAGTTTCGGTTAAGAAATCCACTATTTTTAATTATGAAAAGGGAAATAATTTTATAACGCTGCAAAATAAAAATACAGCAAACGAAACTATAAATATAACTTTTGAAAGTAATACGATTTATAATTCAGGCAATCAGGCTGGAAATGGTTTTGTGTTTGTAGATAATCAATATAATAGTGCTTCGACGTATTCTTTCAAAAATATCATTATGCAAGATGAACGTGATAATCCTAAACCGATTTATCTGTTCAATTCTAATAATGTAAACGGAGCAGGAAAATTAGTTTTAGAGAATAATCTTCTAGTTGGTGTTTCTTCTCAAATAGTTAAAGGAACGGTTACAGTTACAGAAACAAATGCTAAGACATTAAATGGTTTAGGAATGACAGTACTTGTGTTTCCAAACCCAGCGCAAGGAAATTTTAGTTTCTCTAAAGATTCTCCATTAGCCAAAGCTTCTTCAGAGGGAAATGCTTTAGGAGATCCAAGATGGTTAAAAGCAGATGCGAAGTTTTCTAAAATAAGTTATATCAATGCTATTGACGGAAAAGCCATAACACTTTCTCCAGCAGAATATATGGAAGGAGCTTTGACAAATTTAAAATCGCCAAAATTAGAAAGTTATACCTTCTTTGGTTGGTCTGCTTCTGCAACAACTCCAGGATTAATTAAAACAATTGCTGCAACAGCAACGGGAGATCAAACTTTTTATGCTTTTTGGGGAGAAGGCGGAAATAATAAACCTGATCCAAAACCTATTGTAAAATCAGGTGTTTCATATTTAAATTCTATTGATGGAAAAGTTATTTCAGGATTAAATCCTGTAGAATATACAGAAGGAACGGTATTGGCATTGCCAACTCCAACCTTAAAGGATTATACTTTCTACGGATGGTCTGCTTCTTCAACAACACCAAATACAATTAAAGAAATTGCTGCTTCTTCAACAGGAAATCAAACATTTTATGCTTTCTGGGGCGTTGGCGGTAATAATAAACCTGATGAGGTAATTCAGCCGACTTTTTATACCATTTCGTATTTAAATATGCCATCTGGAGCGACCAATCCAAATAAAACAAGCGTGCAGACCGGAACTGCTTTTACATTAGAAATGGCGCAATGTACAGGTTATCGTTTTCTAGGTTGGTATGCTGATTCCTTATACGCAAAAGAAATAACAGGTTTTACAAATAAGCAGACAGAGAATTTTACACTTTACGGACGTTGGAAGAAATTGGGCGAATTTTTAGCATTTCCAACTATTACAACAGGAAAACTAACATTGCAATCAAGTACAGAATTTGATCGTCTGGCTATTTTCAGCATGAGCGGGCTCTTGGTAAAACAAGTGGAACTTATTGGTTCTGAAATGGAAATTTCTGTTTCTGATTTGGCTTCTGGAAGCTATTTCATTAAAAGCTTAAAAACAGGAAATTCAACAAGAATAATTGTAAAATAA